In one window of Hyalangium ruber DNA:
- a CDS encoding LysM peptidoglycan-binding domain-containing protein: MSQSYTIRSGDTLGGIAKRFNTSVDRLAQTNRIANPDRIYAGQQLTIPDGFDAPTATPSGGSRGYTVQSGDTLSGIAGRFGTTVGAIASANGISNPNRIYAGQRLTIPGGSAPQAPSAPPAGGGSRSYTVQSGDTLSGIAGRFGTTVGAIASANGISNPNLIYAGQRLTIPGGNGPVTGPGPVTGPGNVPTTGGVSLQQLRAIMPNLPEGRAQQLLPYLNSAMQEANINTPRRQAAFLAQLAHESVELRYFEEIASGAAYEGRADLGNTQPGDGVRFKGRGPIQLTGRSNYRAAGRALGIDLENNPARAAAPDVGFRTAAWFWTSRNLNSYADAGNFDAITYRVNGGYNGKASRDAYYARARSVLGA; this comes from the coding sequence GTGTCCCAGTCCTACACGATCCGCAGTGGTGACACCCTCGGAGGCATCGCCAAGCGCTTCAACACCTCCGTGGACCGCCTCGCCCAGACCAATCGGATCGCCAACCCGGACCGGATCTACGCGGGCCAGCAGCTCACCATCCCCGACGGCTTCGACGCCCCCACCGCGACTCCCAGCGGCGGCTCGCGCGGCTACACCGTCCAGAGTGGCGACACGTTGAGCGGCATCGCCGGGCGCTTCGGCACCACCGTGGGGGCGATCGCCTCCGCCAACGGCATCTCCAACCCCAACCGCATCTACGCCGGTCAGCGCCTCACCATCCCCGGGGGCTCCGCGCCCCAGGCGCCCAGCGCGCCCCCGGCTGGCGGCGGCTCGCGCAGCTACACGGTGCAGAGCGGAGACACGCTGAGCGGCATCGCCGGGCGCTTCGGCACCACCGTGGGGGCGATTGCCTCCGCCAACGGCATCTCCAACCCCAACCTCATCTATGCCGGCCAGCGCCTGACCATCCCCGGAGGCAACGGCCCCGTCACCGGCCCGGGCCCCGTCACCGGCCCCGGCAACGTGCCGACCACGGGCGGCGTGTCGCTCCAGCAGCTCCGGGCCATCATGCCCAACCTCCCCGAGGGCCGCGCGCAGCAGCTCCTGCCCTACCTCAACTCCGCCATGCAGGAGGCGAACATCAACACGCCTCGCCGGCAGGCCGCCTTCCTCGCCCAGCTCGCCCACGAGAGCGTCGAGCTGCGCTACTTCGAGGAGATCGCCTCCGGCGCCGCGTACGAGGGCCGCGCGGACCTGGGCAACACCCAGCCTGGCGACGGCGTGCGCTTCAAGGGCCGCGGCCCCATCCAGCTCACGGGCCGCTCCAACTACCGCGCCGCGGGTCGGGCGCTCGGCATCGACCTGGAGAACAACCCCGCTCGCGCCGCCGCTCCGGACGTGGGCTTCCGCACCGCGGCGTGGTTCTGGACCAGCCGCAACCTCAACTCCTACGCGGACGCCGGCAACTTCGACGCCATCACCTACCGGGTGAACGGCGGCTACAACGGCAAGGCGAGCCGCGATGCCTACTACGCGCGCGCCCGGAGCGTGCTCGGCGCGTAG
- a CDS encoding heparin lyase I family protein translates to MKKALFLVGSLLVINSLACGSQDMVTGGEEPALVETETEALTLQNCTPLAASSVIASGNDGNPPANTLDDQLGTRWSNLGKGSWIDYDLGSNQTVSAAAIAWHQGNTRTNTFTLSTSLDGMTYTPVYTGTSSGTTTAAETYAFTARTARRLRITVNGNSLNEWASIAEARVCSGTTPPPSTVVWRGDFETGDRTQWSGTQMVSADRLQVVSSPMREGRYAMKVTVRQGDDPINSSGNRNELFRMTREPTGSEYYYKWSTMFATDFPSVKTWQLFAQWHHEGSSGSPPVEFYVNGEEIRLNIGGNPGTIVWRTPLVRGAWQDFIFHVKWSPNASVGFVELYHNGKLVLPKRYIATQYSGMLNYLKLGLYRNETVSQVGVLYHDGFTMAKQLSDVLP, encoded by the coding sequence TTGAAGAAAGCCCTTTTCCTGGTCGGATCTTTGCTCGTCATCAACAGCCTCGCCTGTGGCTCGCAGGACATGGTCACCGGTGGTGAAGAACCCGCGCTCGTGGAAACCGAGACGGAGGCGTTGACCCTGCAGAACTGCACGCCGTTGGCGGCCTCGTCCGTCATCGCCAGCGGCAATGACGGCAATCCGCCAGCCAATACCCTCGATGATCAGCTCGGCACCCGCTGGAGCAACCTCGGCAAGGGCTCCTGGATCGACTACGACCTGGGCTCCAACCAGACGGTCTCCGCGGCGGCCATCGCCTGGCACCAAGGCAACACCCGGACCAACACCTTCACGCTCTCCACCTCGTTGGATGGGATGACGTACACCCCGGTCTACACGGGCACGAGCAGCGGCACTACGACGGCGGCGGAGACATATGCCTTCACCGCCCGCACCGCGCGCCGCCTGCGCATCACCGTGAACGGCAACAGCCTGAACGAGTGGGCCAGCATCGCCGAGGCGCGCGTGTGCTCCGGCACGACGCCTCCGCCCTCCACCGTCGTGTGGCGCGGGGACTTCGAGACAGGGGACCGCACCCAGTGGTCCGGGACGCAGATGGTGAGCGCGGACCGGCTGCAGGTGGTGTCCTCGCCGATGCGCGAGGGCCGCTACGCCATGAAGGTCACCGTGCGGCAGGGCGATGACCCCATCAACTCCAGCGGCAACCGCAACGAGCTGTTCCGCATGACGCGAGAGCCGACGGGCTCGGAGTACTACTACAAGTGGAGCACGATGTTCGCCACGGACTTCCCGAGCGTGAAGACCTGGCAGCTCTTCGCCCAGTGGCACCACGAGGGCAGCAGCGGCTCGCCGCCCGTGGAGTTCTACGTGAACGGTGAGGAGATTCGCCTGAACATCGGCGGCAACCCCGGCACCATCGTGTGGCGCACGCCCCTGGTCCGTGGGGCGTGGCAGGACTTCATCTTCCACGTGAAGTGGTCGCCGAACGCGAGCGTGGGCTTCGTCGAGCTGTACCACAACGGCAAGCTCGTCCTGCCCAAGCGCTACATCGCCACCCAGTACTCGGGGATGCTCAACTACCTGAAGCTGGGCCTGTACCGGAACGAGACCGTGTCCCAGGTGGGCGTGCTGTACCACGACGGTTTCACCATGGCGAAGCAGCTCTCGGACGTGCTCCCGTAG
- a CDS encoding MBL fold metallo-hydrolase, which yields MELGFETIGNATLICHDGGPVLVTDPWLDGGAYFGSWTLSHEIPEAQREHVRGCRYVWLSHGHPDHLSTESLEKLRDKTVLLPNHFGHRIRDDLKAQGFNVEVLVDRVWTPLTPRLRVMCIPDMNQDAVLLVDLGGRLIVNLNDAGDRGWGRFVRKVISGYSESYLLALSGYGDADMINYFTEDGSRLPPYAAAKTPVGQTIARMASFYGVRYFVPFSSMHKYQRNDSVWASEYTTTLEDYARGFESSTCELLPAFIQRDFLHDRLESISPRERALQPVDPKVFGDDWSEHLNSREAQDLEAYFRRVHHLERVLDFLRFRVGGREHFIPFRRGRFHKGITFEAPRNSLMTAVRYEVFDDLLIGNFMKTTLHGDFGEGRLYPDFSPYVAKYADNGRVRTRNELAAYFAEYRRRDPVGFLRSRLETHCMRPLQTQSAELLRAVLKPDSPAFRKAKEAFWKVRRAVL from the coding sequence ATGGAACTGGGCTTCGAGACGATCGGGAACGCCACGCTCATCTGTCACGACGGCGGGCCAGTGCTGGTGACGGACCCTTGGTTGGATGGGGGCGCCTACTTTGGCAGCTGGACGCTGTCGCACGAGATACCGGAAGCCCAGCGCGAGCACGTTCGTGGCTGCCGGTACGTGTGGCTGTCCCACGGGCACCCGGACCACCTGAGCACGGAGTCGCTGGAGAAGCTGCGCGACAAGACGGTGCTCCTGCCCAACCACTTCGGCCACCGCATCCGCGATGACCTCAAGGCCCAGGGCTTCAATGTGGAGGTGCTGGTGGATCGGGTGTGGACGCCGCTCACCCCGCGCCTGCGGGTGATGTGCATCCCCGACATGAACCAGGACGCGGTGCTGCTGGTGGACCTCGGCGGGCGGCTCATCGTGAACCTCAACGACGCGGGGGACCGGGGCTGGGGCCGCTTCGTGCGCAAGGTCATCTCCGGCTACTCGGAGTCCTACCTGCTAGCGCTGTCCGGTTATGGCGACGCGGACATGATCAACTACTTCACCGAGGACGGGTCGCGGCTCCCCCCGTACGCCGCGGCGAAGACGCCCGTGGGCCAGACGATCGCGCGGATGGCGAGCTTCTATGGCGTGCGCTACTTCGTGCCCTTCAGCTCCATGCACAAGTACCAGCGCAACGACAGCGTCTGGGCCTCCGAGTACACCACCACGCTGGAGGACTATGCCCGGGGCTTCGAGTCCTCGACGTGCGAGCTGCTGCCCGCCTTCATCCAGCGCGATTTCCTCCATGATCGCCTCGAGTCCATCTCCCCGCGAGAGCGGGCCCTCCAGCCCGTGGACCCCAAGGTCTTCGGCGACGACTGGAGCGAGCACCTGAACTCCCGCGAGGCTCAGGACCTGGAGGCGTACTTCCGGCGGGTCCACCACCTGGAGCGGGTCCTGGACTTCCTGCGCTTCCGTGTGGGCGGCCGGGAGCACTTCATCCCCTTCCGTCGGGGACGCTTCCACAAGGGCATCACCTTCGAGGCGCCGCGCAACTCGCTGATGACGGCGGTGCGCTACGAGGTCTTCGATGATCTGCTCATCGGCAACTTCATGAAGACGACGCTGCACGGCGACTTCGGAGAGGGACGGCTGTACCCGGACTTCAGCCCCTATGTGGCGAAGTACGCGGACAACGGGCGGGTGCGCACGCGCAACGAGCTGGCGGCGTACTTCGCGGAGTACCGGCGCAGGGATCCGGTCGGCTTCCTCCGCTCGCGCCTGGAGACGCACTGCATGCGGCCGCTGCAGACCCAGTCCGCGGAGCTGCTGCGCGCGGTGCTCAAGCCGGACTCGCCGGCGTTCCGCAAGGCCAAGGAGGCCTTCTGGAAGGTGCGCCGGGCGGTGCTGTAG
- a CDS encoding YccF domain-containing protein: MRPILNILWIILGGGFIIFLEYLIGGLLLCLTVIGIPFGLQCFKIAGLSLLPFGREILDAPGSSPVGCVLNVFWILVAGIWIFLSHIGLALTLALTIIGIPFAIQHVKLAMLALAPFGKLVRETPG; encoded by the coding sequence ATGCGCCCGATCCTGAACATCCTGTGGATCATCCTCGGAGGGGGATTCATCATCTTCCTCGAGTACCTGATCGGCGGGCTGTTGCTGTGCCTCACCGTCATTGGCATCCCCTTCGGTCTGCAGTGCTTCAAGATCGCCGGGCTGTCGCTGCTGCCCTTCGGTCGAGAGATCCTCGACGCGCCGGGCAGCAGCCCCGTCGGCTGCGTGCTGAATGTCTTCTGGATCCTCGTCGCCGGCATCTGGATCTTCCTGAGCCACATCGGGCTCGCCCTGACGCTGGCGCTGACGATCATCGGCATTCCGTTCGCCATTCAGCACGTGAAGCTGGCCATGCTCGCGCTCGCGCCCTTTGGGAAGCTCGTGCGCGAGACGCCAGGCTGA
- a CDS encoding PLP-dependent aminotransferase family protein: MARLKPSAVREILKVAERPDILSFAGGLPAPELFPMEAIAQAHAEVLADEGRAALQYSTTEGYAPLREWIRGHMAQRGIRATSEQVLITNGSQQGIDLVAKAMLDPGDIVVVENPSYLAALQNFAGYEADIRVVGSDDEGMCVDELEELVTERRLKLIYLVPNFSNPKGTTLSVERRHALVRFAQTHGVLILEDNPYGELRFRGTHLPPLASLDEAGVVVHLGTFSKTLAPGLRIGWAVGPKELIRSLTIIKQAADLHTATLAQRATYRLLQRFDYEGHLSQLRLHYGARCQAMLNSLTAHMPKDMRWTHPDGGMFLWAELPRGLSGDELFPRALEQRVAFVPGTSFFAANPQPQFIRLNYSNRPPEIIDEGMRRLGAVLAAK, translated from the coding sequence ATGGCGCGGCTGAAGCCGTCCGCGGTGCGAGAGATCCTCAAGGTGGCCGAGCGTCCGGACATCCTCTCCTTCGCCGGGGGCCTGCCCGCCCCCGAGCTGTTCCCCATGGAGGCGATCGCGCAGGCGCACGCCGAGGTGCTCGCGGACGAGGGCCGGGCGGCGCTGCAGTACAGCACCACCGAGGGCTACGCGCCGCTGCGCGAGTGGATCCGTGGGCACATGGCCCAGCGCGGCATCCGCGCCACGTCCGAGCAGGTGCTCATCACCAACGGCTCGCAGCAGGGCATCGACCTGGTGGCCAAGGCGATGCTGGATCCGGGTGACATCGTCGTGGTGGAGAACCCCAGCTACCTGGCGGCGCTGCAGAACTTCGCCGGCTACGAGGCCGACATCCGCGTTGTCGGCAGCGACGACGAGGGCATGTGCGTAGACGAGCTGGAGGAGCTCGTCACCGAGCGCCGGCTCAAGCTCATCTACCTGGTGCCCAACTTCTCCAACCCGAAGGGCACCACGCTGTCGGTGGAGCGTCGGCACGCGCTGGTGCGCTTCGCGCAGACGCACGGGGTGCTCATCCTCGAGGACAACCCGTACGGCGAGCTGCGCTTCCGGGGCACGCACCTGCCGCCGCTGGCCTCGCTGGACGAGGCGGGCGTGGTGGTCCACCTGGGCACCTTCTCGAAGACGCTGGCGCCGGGGCTGCGCATCGGCTGGGCGGTGGGCCCCAAGGAGCTCATTCGCAGCCTCACCATCATCAAGCAGGCGGCGGATCTGCACACGGCCACGCTCGCGCAGCGGGCCACCTACCGGCTGCTGCAGCGCTTCGACTACGAGGGGCACCTGAGCCAGCTGCGCCTGCACTACGGCGCGCGGTGCCAGGCGATGCTGAATTCGCTGACGGCGCACATGCCGAAGGACATGCGGTGGACCCACCCGGATGGCGGCATGTTCCTGTGGGCGGAGCTGCCGCGCGGCCTGAGCGGGGATGAGCTCTTCCCGCGAGCGCTGGAGCAGCGCGTGGCCTTCGTGCCCGGCACCTCGTTCTTCGCCGCCAACCCGCAGCCCCAGTTCATCCGCTTGAACTACTCCAACCGCCCGCCGGAGATCATCGACGAGGGCATGCGGCGACTGGGCGCGGTGCTCGCGGCGAAGTAG
- a CDS encoding Lrp/AsnC family transcriptional regulator has protein sequence MDAQDYRIIDMLQRDGRATQLEIARAVGLSQPAVAERIRKLEERRVITGYTARVDATKLGNDITAFIGVNIEHPKYFENFAQKVLTLPEVLEAHRVAGQDSYILKVRTANTRTLDQLLVETLRTISGVTRTNTTIVLTSIKEETLVQPSAVLLKGD, from the coding sequence ATGGACGCTCAGGACTACCGCATCATCGACATGTTACAGCGTGACGGGAGGGCGACTCAGTTGGAGATCGCCCGCGCGGTCGGGCTGTCGCAGCCGGCGGTCGCCGAGCGCATCCGCAAGCTGGAGGAGCGTCGCGTCATCACCGGCTACACGGCGCGCGTGGACGCGACGAAGCTGGGCAATGACATCACCGCCTTCATCGGGGTGAACATCGAGCACCCCAAGTACTTCGAGAACTTCGCCCAGAAGGTGCTGACGCTGCCCGAGGTGCTCGAGGCGCACCGCGTCGCCGGCCAGGACTCGTACATCCTCAAGGTACGCACGGCGAACACGCGCACGCTCGATCAGCTGCTCGTGGAGACGCTGCGCACCATCTCCGGCGTCACTCGCACCAACACCACCATCGTTCTGACATCCATCAAAGAAGAGACGCTCGTACAGCCCTCTGCTGTTCTCCTGAAAGGAGATTGA